The Chitinophaga pinensis DSM 2588 region ATTATTCACACGATAAGAGAAGGGTGCCAGTCCGCCGGAAGGCGTCACGGTAATAGCACCCGTCGCATTGATACAGTCAATATGCGTTACATGAATCGTCGCGTCTATCGCAGGACTGATCATTACTTCTACCTGATCACCTGCCGTACACGCGCCGCCGTTACTTACGACTATACTATACGTACCACCTGAGCGGACAACCAGCGTATTGGCGGTGCTATTATCTGACCATAAATAATGCGTATTGTCCGTACCGGCGTTCAATGTAACCGGCGTACTGTTACAGCTGTAAATCTGATCAGTGCCAAGATCCACCGTAGGCAGCGGTACCACTACGATATTTCTGCAGGTGGATTGCTGGGTAGGCAAGCCTTCATCCATGATCATATTAACGGTGTAAGTACCCGGTTGCGAATAGGTAAAAGAAGGCGGAGTCGCCTGCGTTGAAGATGGTACAGAACTGCTGGTACAGGCACTGAATTTTACCCTGGATAATGTATTATTGAATGCATTGGCAACAAAGGTATACAGATCATCCTGTACCCTGAAGACTGCCGAAAGAGAATGAGGATAGCGGAAACCGCCGATATTACCGTAAGAAGAAGCGGTGATATTACCCGTGATAACCCCTCCGTCAAAATCCAGCCGTACCAGGTCATCCCCATCGCCATTTGCAACAAGTGCAAATACGCCTCCACAATCATTAAAGACATAGATATCACGGGGATGATTCAGGATACCGCCCGGGTTACCCAGGTTAACGGCTGTAGGTGTATTCAGCAAAGAATTACCAAAATCCATTCGCGTAATAGTCTGTCCTTCCCCATTCGTTACAAACATAAACCAATTGCCACTGACATTGATAATGAACATACCTGTCGGAAAATCCAGGTTACCCTGGTTGCCCAGGTTGACACCCGTAGGCGGTGCGGCAAAGGAAGTTCCGAAATTGAAGCGGGTAAGACTATTATTATCCGAGTTCAGGGTAAAGCCGTACGAGTTACCTCCTTCCTGAAATGTAAACAGGTCAGTAGGATAAGCCAGGTTGCCGATATTACCCCAATTGGTACAAGTAGGCGTATTTGCCAGACTTGCTCCAAAATCAACAATGGCGATACTGGGCGTAGTGGCATTCCCCCCACCGACAATCAGCACATGCCAGCCGTTTGCGTCCTGCACGATTCTCAGTCCTTCCGTCTGACGGGGAATCTGGCCACCGAAACTCCCGAGATTCTCTGCTGCTGGTGTATTTAACAGGCTATTTCCGAAAGAAAGCCGTACCAGGCTTTCGGCATTATTGGTCACAAAAGCAAAATAGTTCGCTCCCTCCTGGGCCATATCCAGGAATACAGGGGTGGCAAAAGCGCCGTTTATATTACCAAAATTGACGGCAGTTGGCGTCTGATAGAGGTTACCTGCACAGAAATTCCAATAAAACGCCGATCCTCCCGTAGATGTATTGGTGAGGGTAATTGGCTCATCGACACATACTGTGTCCGGAGCAGTAAAACTAGCTTGCTGTGCCAAAGCAGAATAGCCAGTAAATAGTACGGCTAGACAGGTCGACAGAATGAATGATCTCATAGATATCTTGTGTAAGGGATACACACGTTGCGGATTGTCCCAGTTCGGTCGCTAAATTACCGAATGAAGCTAATATAATGATATCTAATTTGATAGATGAACCCCAATGAGTACTTTACCTCACCAGCGTATTAGCTCTGTTCTGCTGATATACCTTTTCCGTCTCACCGTAAAAGATATACGTTACCCTTAAACATAGCTGCCTGCGGACTGTAACTTGTCTATATAATATATAAGTATGCTCCCATTCCCTTCAATTACCCTCGTTGGTATTCGTGCGATTAACGGGTTCATTAACACAAACGGTATCAGGGGCTGCGAAACTTGCTTGTTGTGCCAGTGCAGGTAAACCGGGCAATAGGGTAAACGATACACAGACCTGTTATAAGGTTTGGTTGAATAGAAAATTGGGAAAAACCTGTAAAAGAAAATAAACCTGATAAAGTGGTTTGGGTCTAACAGTTAATAAGAAAAATCTTTAAACTGCGTTTACTGATAGAAAAGTTGAGAAAATGGTTAAAGGAAGATACTGAAAGCAATCCATATAAAAGAATCTAATTTAATAGCGAACTTCGTCTTTGAAAGATTGATAACATGTAAATAACGATATCGTCGTAACTTTTTAATAAAAATAGGCTGACAAGCTGTATTTTAACTACTCAAACTAGAACCTTGCGCAATTTTACCCTTCTTATCCTCGCCGTCCTCTATGTCATACCAGCGCTTGCACAGCGTAAATGCGGTACCGAAGAAGCAATGCAGCAACTCATTGCCTCCAACCCAGCTTTACAGAAAGTGCGTGAACGCAAAGAAGCGCGCCTGCAGGAGATGACCCGCTCAGTGAAACAATCCCGGGCACAGATGAGAACCATCTACCCGACCATTACCATTCCCGTTGTTGTACACATTGTGATGAGAAACCCTGACCAGGTAACTGATGAACAGGTGCAATCCCAGATCGATGCCCTCAACCGTGATTACGCCGCCGCGGCACCTGATATTACCAGTGTACCGGCAGCATGGCAATCCCGGATTGGTCAGGCGAATATACAGTTCTGTCTGGCGCAGCGTACCCCCGATAATAATCCAACCAATGGCATTAACCGGGTTACCACGACGCGTACATCTTTCTCTTCCTCCAATTCCGCATCGGCAGTAAAACATGTCGCTACCGGTGGCGCTGATGTATGGAACAGCGATAACTATCTGAATATATGGGTTTGTAACCTCGCCGAAAATTATCTGGGTATCGCCACCTTTCCGCAGGGTTATCCTGCAGATGAACAAGGTGTGGTGATCACCTATACCGCCTTTGGTACTACAGGTACTGCTGTTTCACCTTATAATGCAGGTCGTACTACCGTGCATGAAGTAGGCCACTTCTTTTCCCTGCGTCATATCTGGGGCGATGAATCTGGTTGTGGAGCAGATGATGGCATTGACGATACGCCTTTACAGGGAAACTATACCTATAACTGTCCGCGCTTCCCGCTGACCGACAGATGTACGGTAGACTCTCCGGGTATCATGTTCAACAACTTCATGGACTATTCCGATGATGTGTGTATGCTGTTGTTTACCTCTGACCAGGTAGACAGGATGCGCCTTACCCTGGAAAACGACCGGGCTTCCCTGATGGTATCAGAAGCCTGTCTGCCGTTAAACCTCCAGGAAAACGATGCTTCCATACTGAACATCATCTCTCCTTACAACCAGATCTGTGAAAACAATATCGTACCACGCGTAGTACTGAAAAATCAGGGTAAAAATGCACTGACCTCTGTGAAGATCAATTATGTAGTAGACGAAGGCACCACGGTCAGTTACAACTGGACGGGCAACCTGGCAGCACTGAAGAGCGATACGGTAGATCTGGACAGCAGTATTCCGGGAGAAGGCCTGCACCTGCTCAAAGTTTATACGGCTTTACCCAATAATAATCCGACAGATGGCGATGGATCCAACGATACCGCCTGGTCTCCTTTCCAATATTATGCGAATGCGACCTTCCCGTTATTGGAAGGCTTCGAAGGCAATACCTTCCCGCCGGCCGGCTGGGAGATCAAGAACTATGACAACAGCTTTAGCTGGGAATTGAGTGCTGATGCCGCTAAATCAGGCACCAAATCGATCGTTATCCATAACCTCGCCTATAATACCAA contains the following coding sequences:
- a CDS encoding gliding motility-associated C-terminal domain-containing protein, translated to MRSFILSTCLAVLFTGYSALAQQASFTAPDTVCVDEPITLTNTSTGGSAFYWNFCAGNLYQTPTAVNFGNINGAFATPVFLDMAQEGANYFAFVTNNAESLVRLSFGNSLLNTPAAENLGSFGGQIPRQTEGLRIVQDANGWHVLIVGGGNATTPSIAIVDFGASLANTPTCTNWGNIGNLAYPTDLFTFQEGGNSYGFTLNSDNNSLTRFNFGTSFAAPPTGVNLGNQGNLDFPTGMFIINVSGNWFMFVTNGEGQTITRMDFGNSLLNTPTAVNLGNPGGILNHPRDIYVFNDCGGVFALVANGDGDDLVRLDFDGGVITGNITASSYGNIGGFRYPHSLSAVFRVQDDLYTFVANAFNNTLSRVKFSACTSSSVPSSTQATPPSFTYSQPGTYTVNMIMDEGLPTQQSTCRNIVVVPLPTVDLGTDQIYSCNSTPVTLNAGTDNTHYLWSDNSTANTLVVRSGGTYSIVVSNGGACTAGDQVEVMISPAIDATIHVTHIDCINATGAITVTPSGGLAPFSYRVNNTDMGTQHIYTNLVAGTYHIEITDAIGCTATRIVDVRVAPNASFSITATPVAPTCSGLTDGAINITVNSGQAPFEFALDDQPYQNIPAYDNLGVGSYKVYGRAGACLDSAIVAIIAPPVIDLAVTPADETCSRQDGALEINASGGTLPYTYELNGAPITTPDIENMVAGDYAVKIIDANGCEATADVTLNNLDVAPVTITNSDTTISIGDKVELYAVNAVDYSWTPASVLSCADCATTIVQPLKTTTYVVTTPSGRNCIASDSVTIYVDTRQSLFIPTAFTPNKDGVNDVFRVKAKAVAVFSMMIYNRWGEVIFRSADVGKGWDGIYLEQLQPKGAYVYMIEYAFYDNVKKVYRQQGTVTLIR
- a CDS encoding M43 family zinc metalloprotease, which encodes MRNFTLLILAVLYVIPALAQRKCGTEEAMQQLIASNPALQKVRERKEARLQEMTRSVKQSRAQMRTIYPTITIPVVVHIVMRNPDQVTDEQVQSQIDALNRDYAAAAPDITSVPAAWQSRIGQANIQFCLAQRTPDNNPTNGINRVTTTRTSFSSSNSASAVKHVATGGADVWNSDNYLNIWVCNLAENYLGIATFPQGYPADEQGVVITYTAFGTTGTAVSPYNAGRTTVHEVGHFFSLRHIWGDESGCGADDGIDDTPLQGNYTYNCPRFPLTDRCTVDSPGIMFNNFMDYSDDVCMLLFTSDQVDRMRLTLENDRASLMVSEACLPLNLQENDASILNIISPYNQICENNIVPRVVLKNQGKNALTSVKINYVVDEGTTVSYNWTGNLAALKSDTVDLDSSIPGEGLHLLKVYTALPNNNPTDGDGSNDTAWSPFQYYANATFPLLEGFEGNTFPPAGWEIKNYDNSFSWELSADAAKSGTKSIVIHNLAYNTNGAVDDILTPVFDPTGKDSVFLFFDVAAAAYSSLNGTNTTWDSLQVLTTSDCGETFDSLYKQGGSSLLTRRVPVTTEFVPMASEWRRDSINLTPIIKKGAFRVVFRNISNAENNIYLDNINIVTKNTLPYLKEKGMVIGPVPTSNQLYITFLEVPNDLEWIGIYNTLGQLVSKQPGSSINNSNRFIFDLVNEPNGIYFVKLIYRNNVKTIKITKVN